A part of Phoenix dactylifera cultivar Barhee BC4 chromosome 2, palm_55x_up_171113_PBpolish2nd_filt_p, whole genome shotgun sequence genomic DNA contains:
- the LOC103717602 gene encoding probable serine/threonine protein phosphatase 2A regulatory subunit B''delta isoform X2, whose translation MMTRDIATQIFTILKQPDRKYLTQEDFKPVLRELLVTHPGLEFLQGTPEFQERYAETVIYRIFYYMNRSGNGQLTLRELKRGNLIAAMQHADEEEDINKVLRYFSYEHFYVIYCKFWELDTDHDFLIDKENLIRYGNHALTYRIVDRIFSQIPRKFTSMVEGKMGYEDFVFFMLSEEDKSSEPSLEYWFKCIDLDGNGILTPNEMQFFYEEQLHRMECMAQEPVLFEDILCQMIDMIAPENESYFTLRDLKGNKLSGNVFNILFNLNKFMAFETRDPFLIRQEREEPTLTEWDRFAHREYIRLSMEEEAEDASNGSGDVWDESLEAPF comes from the exons ATGATGACAAGAGATATAGCTACCCAGATATTTACCATTCTGAAGCAACCTGATCGCAAGTACCTCACTCAG GAGGACTTTAAACCTGTCCTTCGAGAACTTTTGGTGACCCATCCAGGGTTGGAATTCTTACAGGGCACGCCTGAGTTTCAGGAAAGATATG CGGAAACTGTTATATACAGAATCTTTTACTACATGAATAGATCGGGAAATGGCCAGCTTACCCTCAGAGAATTGAAACGCGGGAATTTAATTGCTGCAATGCAGCATGCTGATGAGGAGGAAGATATAAACAAAGTTTTGAG GTACTTCTCCTATGAGCACTTCTATGTAATATACTGCAAGTTTTGGGAGCTTGATACAGATCACGATTTCCTGATTGACAAAGAGAATCTTATCAGATATGGAAACCATGCATTGACGTACAGAATCGTCGATAGAATTTTTTCCCAG ATACCCAGGAAGTTTACTAGTATGGTTGAAGGAAAAATGGGTTATgaagattttgttttttttatgctGTCAGAGGAAGATAAATCATCTGAGCCTAGTCTTGAGTATTG GTTCaaatgcatagatttggatggAAATGGAATTCTGACTCCCAATGAAATGCAATTCTTTTATGAGGAGCAGTTGCATCGTATGGAATGCATGGCACAAGAACCTGTACTCTTTGAGGACATTTTATGCCAGATGATTGATATGATTGCGCCAGAG AATGAGAGTTACTTTACACTACGTGACTTAAAAGGCAATAAACTTTCAGGAAATGTTTTTAACATCCTTTTCAATCTGAACAAATTCATGGCATTTGAAACTCGTGATCCATTTCTTATTCGTCAA GAACGCGAAGAACCGACTCTGACTGAATGGGATCGTTTTGCACACAGAGAATACATTAGGCTCTCTATGGAAGAAGAAGCTGAAGATGCCTCTAATGGGAGTGGAGATGTTTGGGATGAGTCACTTGAGGCTCCATTTTAA
- the LOC103717602 gene encoding serine/threonine protein phosphatase 2A regulatory subunit B''beta-like isoform X1: MGGMDAEVGRDVAALDPDLLQLSEVSPLALKQSPEIAQGLYSQWLTLPETSRLVKSLIEDAKTGAPLNVPGSSNTTNAAAGTSLPSMFPAGSAPPLSPRSTSGSPRAVRRGAGTGVSSFGSPLKLVSEPMREVIPQFYFKYGRPPPKEMKEHCLSRIDHLFFAHMDGLQIHEFKSITKDICKLPSFFSSSLFRKIDVDCTGVVTRDAFVDYWVNSNMMTRDIATQIFTILKQPDRKYLTQEDFKPVLRELLVTHPGLEFLQGTPEFQERYAETVIYRIFYYMNRSGNGQLTLRELKRGNLIAAMQHADEEEDINKVLRYFSYEHFYVIYCKFWELDTDHDFLIDKENLIRYGNHALTYRIVDRIFSQIPRKFTSMVEGKMGYEDFVFFMLSEEDKSSEPSLEYWFKCIDLDGNGILTPNEMQFFYEEQLHRMECMAQEPVLFEDILCQMIDMIAPENESYFTLRDLKGNKLSGNVFNILFNLNKFMAFETRDPFLIRQEREEPTLTEWDRFAHREYIRLSMEEEAEDASNGSGDVWDESLEAPF, from the exons ATGGGGGGCATGGATGCGGAAGTAGGAAGAGACGTTGCGGCCCTCGACCCGGACCTGCTGCAGCTATCGGAGGTTTCTCCGTTGGCGTTGAAACAGAGCCCTGAGATTGCACAAGGGCTCTACTCGCAGTGGCTGACGCTACCGGAAACTTCCAGACTG GTGAAATCATTAATTGAGGACGCAAAAACTGGTGCACCCCTAAATGTTCCTGGCAGCTCTAATACTACAAATGCTGCAGCAGGCACTTCATTGCCTTCCATGTTCCCTGCTGGCAGTGCACCTCCTCTTTCACCTAGAAGCACTTCTGGATCTCCTCGTGCTGTGAGACGTGGTGCAGGAACTGGAGTTTCATCGTTTGGATCTCCACTAAAATTAGTTAGTGAGCCAATGAGAGAAGTCATACCTCAG TTCTATTTCAAATATGGGCGTCCACCTCCCAAAGAAATGAAAGAGCATTGCTTATCTAGAATTGATCATCTTTTCTTTGCCCACATGGATGGACTACAAATTCATG AATTTAAATCCATCACAAAGGACATCTGCAAGCTACCGTCATTCTTTTCCAGTTCTCTGTTTAGAAAAATTGATGTTGATTGTACTGGAGTTGTAACGAG GGATGCATTTGTTGATTATTGGGTCAATAGCAACATGATGACAAGAGATATAGCTACCCAGATATTTACCATTCTGAAGCAACCTGATCGCAAGTACCTCACTCAG GAGGACTTTAAACCTGTCCTTCGAGAACTTTTGGTGACCCATCCAGGGTTGGAATTCTTACAGGGCACGCCTGAGTTTCAGGAAAGATATG CGGAAACTGTTATATACAGAATCTTTTACTACATGAATAGATCGGGAAATGGCCAGCTTACCCTCAGAGAATTGAAACGCGGGAATTTAATTGCTGCAATGCAGCATGCTGATGAGGAGGAAGATATAAACAAAGTTTTGAG GTACTTCTCCTATGAGCACTTCTATGTAATATACTGCAAGTTTTGGGAGCTTGATACAGATCACGATTTCCTGATTGACAAAGAGAATCTTATCAGATATGGAAACCATGCATTGACGTACAGAATCGTCGATAGAATTTTTTCCCAG ATACCCAGGAAGTTTACTAGTATGGTTGAAGGAAAAATGGGTTATgaagattttgttttttttatgctGTCAGAGGAAGATAAATCATCTGAGCCTAGTCTTGAGTATTG GTTCaaatgcatagatttggatggAAATGGAATTCTGACTCCCAATGAAATGCAATTCTTTTATGAGGAGCAGTTGCATCGTATGGAATGCATGGCACAAGAACCTGTACTCTTTGAGGACATTTTATGCCAGATGATTGATATGATTGCGCCAGAG AATGAGAGTTACTTTACACTACGTGACTTAAAAGGCAATAAACTTTCAGGAAATGTTTTTAACATCCTTTTCAATCTGAACAAATTCATGGCATTTGAAACTCGTGATCCATTTCTTATTCGTCAA GAACGCGAAGAACCGACTCTGACTGAATGGGATCGTTTTGCACACAGAGAATACATTAGGCTCTCTATGGAAGAAGAAGCTGAAGATGCCTCTAATGGGAGTGGAGATGTTTGGGATGAGTCACTTGAGGCTCCATTTTAA
- the LOC103717601 gene encoding vacuolar protein sorting-associated protein 2 homolog 3-like, with amino-acid sequence MNIFSKKPTSRDALRASKREMSHATRGLEREITALQLEEKKLVAEIKRTAKTGNEAATKILAHQLVRLRQQISNLQGNRAQMRGIATHTQAMHANTSVAAGMKGASKAMGAMNKQMAPAKQMKIMQDFQRQSAQMDMTSEMMADSVDDVLDNDEAEEETEDLTNQVLDEIGVDIASQLSSAPKGKNTGKNVQSAESSEMDDLEKRLAAIRNS; translated from the exons ATGAACATTTTCTCGAAGAAACCAACATCCAGAG ATGCGCTTCGAGCAAGCAAGCGAGAAATGTCACATGCCACAAGAG GGCTTGAGAGGGAGATCACAGCATTGCAGCTAGAG GAAAAGAAGCTGGTTGCGGAGATAAAAAGGACAGCCAAAACTGGAAATGAG GCTGCAACTAAAATTTTAGCCCATCAGCTTGTCAGATTAAGGCAACAAATTTCTAATTTACAAGGTAACCGAGCGCAGATGCGAGGTATAGCAACCCACACACAG GCAATGCATGCCAACACTTCAGTGGCTGCTGGCATGAAAGGTGCAAGCAAGGCAATGGGAGCTATGAATAAG CAAATGGCACCTGCGAAGCAAATGAAGATTATGCAAGATTTTCAAAGACAGTCAGCACAAATGGACATGACA AGTGAGATGATGGCAGACTCTGTTGACGACGTATTAGATAATGACGAAGCTGAAGAAGAAACTGAGGACCTAACAAATCAG GTTCTAGATGAAATTGGTGTTGATATTGCATCACAG TTATCATCAGCTCCCAAGGGAAAAAATACAGGGAAGAATGTTCAAAGTGCCGAAAG CTCGGAGATGGATGACCTTGAGAAGAGGTTGGCTGCAATCAGAAACTCATGA